A single Streptomyces sannanensis DNA region contains:
- the rpsD gene encoding 30S ribosomal protein S4, protein MANQSRPKVKKSRALGIALTPKAVKYFEARPYPPGEHGRGRKQNSDYKVRLLEKQRLRAQYDISEKQLARAYDRAKKVTGKTGEALVVELERRLDALVLRSGLARTIYQARQMVVHGHIEVNGKKVDRPSFRVRPDDVVTVRERSRDKHPFQVAREGGYAGEGETPRYLQVNLKALAFRLDRDPQRKEIPVICDEQLVVEYYAR, encoded by the coding sequence ATGGCGAACCAGTCCCGCCCCAAGGTCAAGAAGTCGCGTGCCCTCGGCATCGCGCTGACCCCGAAGGCCGTCAAGTACTTCGAGGCCCGCCCCTACCCGCCGGGTGAGCACGGCCGCGGCCGCAAGCAGAACTCGGACTACAAGGTCCGTCTGCTCGAGAAGCAGCGTCTGCGCGCACAGTACGACATCAGCGAGAAGCAGCTGGCCCGCGCCTACGACCGCGCGAAGAAGGTCACGGGCAAGACGGGCGAGGCGCTGGTCGTCGAGCTCGAGCGCCGTCTCGACGCCCTGGTTCTGCGTTCGGGCCTCGCCCGCACCATCTACCAGGCCCGCCAGATGGTCGTTCACGGCCACATCGAGGTCAACGGCAAGAAGGTCGACCGCCCGTCCTTCCGCGTCCGCCCCGACGACGTCGTGACGGTCCGCGAGCGCAGCCGCGACAAGCACCCCTTCCAGGTCGCCCGTGAGGGTGGCTACGCCGGCGAGGGCGAGACCCCGCGCTACCTGCAGGTCAACCTGAAGGCCCTGGCGTTCCGCCTGGACCGCGACCCGCAGCGCAAGGAGAT
- a CDS encoding replication-associated recombination protein A, which produces MEPDLFTAAAEDRQEKDPASSPLAVRMRPRILDEVVGQRHLLKPGSPLRRLVGEGSGGPAGPSSVILWGPPGIGKTTLAYVVSKATNKRFVELSAITAGVKEVRAVIDGARRAAGGFGKETVLFLDEIHRFSKAQQDSLLPAVENRWVTLIAATTENPYFSVISPLLSRSLLLTLEPLTDQDLSGLLRRALTEERGLGGVVTLPEDAEGHLLRIAGGDARRALTALEAAAGAALAKGEKEITLGTVEETVDRAAVKYDRDGDQHYDVASALIKSIRGSDVDAALHYLARMIEAGEDPRFIARRLMISASEDIGLADPTALQTAVAAAQAVALIGFPEAALTLSHATIALALAPKSNAATTAIFAAMEDVRNGLAGPVPPHLRDGHYKGAAKLGHAQGYVYPHDIPEGIAAQQYAPEAVRNKLYYHPTRHGAEARYADTVAWTRKRLGRAGEEQSS; this is translated from the coding sequence GTGGAGCCCGATCTGTTCACCGCAGCCGCAGAGGACCGCCAGGAGAAGGACCCGGCGAGCAGTCCGCTGGCCGTACGGATGCGTCCGCGCATCCTTGACGAGGTCGTCGGCCAGCGGCATCTGCTGAAGCCGGGGTCGCCCCTGCGCCGGCTCGTGGGCGAAGGCAGCGGCGGCCCGGCGGGGCCCTCCTCGGTGATCCTCTGGGGACCGCCCGGCATCGGCAAGACGACCCTGGCGTACGTGGTCAGCAAGGCCACCAACAAGCGCTTCGTCGAGCTCTCCGCGATCACCGCCGGGGTCAAGGAAGTGAGGGCCGTCATCGACGGCGCCCGCCGCGCCGCCGGCGGCTTCGGCAAGGAGACCGTTCTCTTCCTCGACGAGATCCATCGCTTCAGCAAGGCCCAGCAGGACTCCCTGCTGCCGGCCGTGGAGAACCGCTGGGTCACCCTCATCGCCGCGACCACCGAGAACCCGTACTTCTCGGTGATCTCCCCGCTGCTCTCCCGCTCGCTGCTGCTCACCCTGGAGCCGCTCACCGACCAGGACCTCAGCGGACTGCTGCGCCGCGCGCTCACGGAGGAGCGCGGGCTCGGCGGCGTGGTGACACTGCCCGAGGATGCCGAGGGGCATCTGCTGCGCATCGCGGGCGGGGACGCACGCCGGGCCCTGACCGCCCTGGAGGCGGCCGCGGGCGCGGCCCTCGCCAAGGGCGAGAAGGAGATCACCCTCGGCACCGTCGAGGAGACCGTCGACCGTGCGGCGGTGAAATACGACCGCGACGGCGACCAGCACTACGACGTGGCGAGCGCCCTGATCAAGTCAATCCGCGGCTCCGACGTGGACGCCGCGCTGCACTATCTGGCCCGCATGATCGAGGCGGGGGAGGACCCCCGCTTCATCGCCAGGCGGCTCATGATCTCCGCCAGTGAGGACATCGGTCTCGCCGACCCGACGGCCCTGCAGACCGCCGTCGCCGCCGCCCAGGCCGTCGCGCTGATCGGCTTCCCCGAGGCGGCCCTCACCCTCAGCCACGCCACCATCGCGCTCGCCCTGGCGCCCAAGTCCAATGCCGCCACCACAGCGATCTTCGCAGCGATGGAGGACGTGCGGAACGGCCTGGCCGGCCCGGTCCCGCCGCATTTGCGCGACGGCCACTACAAGGGCGCGGCCAAGCTCGGCCACGCCCAGGGCTATGTGTATCCGCACGACATACCCGAGGGCATCGCCGCCCAGCAGTACGCCCCGGAAGCCGTGCGGAACAAGCTCTACTACCACCCCACCCGTCACGGGGCCGAGGCCCGCTACGCCGACACCGTCGCCTGGACCAGGAAGCGCCTGGGCAGGGCCGGCGAGGAGCAGTCCTCCTGA
- a CDS encoding vitamin K epoxide reductase family protein: MTDTTPVVDDDSPDREQVSTGGTVGASRAFAWLLVITGAAGLFAAWVITLDKFKLLEDPNFTPGCSLNPVVACGSIMESEQASAFGFPNPMLGLVAYGIVICVGMSLLAGGRFRRWYWLTFNAGTLFGVGFCTWLQFQSLYRINALCLWCCLAWVATIIMFWYVTSFNIRKGLLPAPAGLRSLLGEFTWVLPVVHTGIIGMLILTRWWDFWTG, from the coding sequence ATGACGGATACGACTCCCGTGGTTGACGACGACTCCCCCGACCGGGAGCAGGTGAGTACCGGAGGGACCGTCGGCGCGAGCCGCGCCTTCGCCTGGCTTCTGGTGATCACCGGCGCGGCGGGACTGTTCGCCGCATGGGTGATCACGCTCGACAAGTTCAAGCTGCTGGAGGACCCGAACTTCACGCCCGGGTGCAGCCTCAATCCCGTCGTGGCGTGCGGCAGCATCATGGAGAGCGAGCAGGCTTCGGCCTTCGGGTTCCCCAACCCGATGCTCGGCCTGGTGGCGTACGGCATCGTGATCTGCGTCGGCATGAGCCTGCTCGCCGGGGGGCGCTTCCGCCGCTGGTACTGGCTCACCTTCAACGCGGGCACGCTCTTCGGCGTCGGCTTCTGCACCTGGCTGCAGTTCCAGTCGCTGTACCGCATCAACGCCCTGTGCCTGTGGTGCTGCCTGGCCTGGGTCGCCACGATCATCATGTTCTGGTACGTGACTTCCTTCAACATCCGCAAGGGCCTGCTGCCCGCCCCGGCCGGGTTGCGCAGCCTGCTGGGGGAGTTCACCTGGGTGCTTCCGGTCGTGCACACCGGAATCATCGGCATGCTGATCCTGACCCGCTGGTGGGACTTCTGGACCGGCTGA
- the hisS gene encoding histidine--tRNA ligase: MTAFQAPKGTYDLIPPDSAKFLAVRDAISAPLKRSGYGYIETPGFENVELFARGVGESTDIVTKEMYTLTTKGGDELALRPEGTASVLRAALEANLHKAGNLPVKLWYSGSYYRYERPQKGRYRHFSQVGAEAIGAEDPALDAELIILANDAYRSLGLSDFRILLNSLGDKECRPAYRAALQEFLRGLDLDEETRRRIDINPLRVLDDKRADVQKQLVGAPLLRDHLCEACAAYHAEVRELLTAEGVAFEDDPKLVRGLDYYTRTTFEFVHDGLGSQSAVGGGGRYDGLSEMIGGPALPSVGWALGVDRTVLALEAEGVELDIPAATSVFAVPLGDEARRVLFTKVTELRRAGIATDFSYGGRGLKGAMKSANRSGARYAVVAGERDLAEGVVQLKDLESGEQSPVALDAIVKELRARLA; this comes from the coding sequence GTGACTGCCTTCCAGGCCCCCAAGGGCACGTACGACCTGATTCCGCCGGACAGTGCCAAGTTCCTGGCCGTGCGCGACGCGATCTCCGCGCCGCTGAAGCGCTCCGGCTACGGCTACATCGAAACGCCCGGCTTCGAGAACGTCGAGCTGTTCGCGCGCGGTGTCGGTGAGTCCACCGACATCGTGACCAAGGAGATGTACACCCTCACCACCAAGGGCGGCGACGAGCTCGCGCTGCGCCCCGAGGGCACCGCGTCCGTGCTGCGCGCCGCGCTGGAGGCCAACCTCCACAAGGCCGGCAACCTCCCCGTCAAGCTGTGGTACTCCGGCTCGTACTACCGCTATGAGCGCCCGCAGAAGGGCCGCTACCGGCACTTCTCGCAGGTCGGCGCGGAGGCGATCGGCGCCGAGGATCCGGCGCTGGACGCCGAGCTGATCATCCTGGCCAATGACGCGTACCGCTCGCTGGGCCTGTCGGACTTCCGCATCCTGCTGAACTCGCTCGGAGACAAGGAGTGCCGCCCGGCCTACCGTGCCGCGCTCCAGGAGTTCCTGCGCGGGCTCGATCTGGACGAGGAGACCCGGCGCCGTATCGACATCAACCCGCTGCGGGTCCTCGACGACAAGCGCGCGGACGTCCAGAAGCAGCTCGTGGGCGCGCCGCTGCTGCGCGACCACCTGTGCGAGGCGTGTGCCGCCTACCACGCGGAGGTCCGTGAGCTGCTCACGGCCGAGGGCGTGGCCTTCGAGGACGACCCGAAGCTGGTCCGCGGCCTGGACTACTACACCCGTACGACCTTCGAGTTCGTCCACGACGGTCTGGGCTCGCAGTCCGCGGTCGGCGGCGGCGGCCGCTACGACGGCCTGTCGGAGATGATCGGCGGCCCGGCGCTGCCGTCGGTCGGCTGGGCGCTCGGCGTGGACCGTACGGTCCTGGCCCTGGAGGCCGAGGGCGTCGAGCTCGACATCCCCGCCGCGACCAGTGTCTTCGCGGTGCCGCTGGGTGACGAGGCGCGGCGTGTGCTGTTCACCAAGGTGACCGAGCTGCGCCGGGCGGGCATCGCCACGGACTTCTCCTACGGCGGCCGCGGTCTGAAGGGCGCGATGAAGTCGGCCAACCGCTCGGGTGCCCGGTACGCGGTCGTCGCGGGCGAGCGGGACTTGGCCGAGGGCGTGGTCCAGCTCAAGGACCTGGAGAGCGGAGAGCAGTCCCCGGTCGCTCTGGACGCGATCGTCAAGGAGCTGCGGGCACGGCTCGCCTGA
- a CDS encoding MBL fold metallo-hydrolase gives MLIAGFPAGAWGTNCYLVAPAAGEECVIIDPGHQATQGVEEALRKHRLKPVAVVLTHGHIDHVASVVPVCGAHDVPAWIHPADRYMMSDPEKALGRSFGTQLMGELTVGEPSDVHELTDGATLKLAGLELTVSHAPGHTKGSVTFGLPEAAATPQNQGCPPLLFSGDLLFAGSIGRTDLPGGDMAEMLESLARVCLPLDDSTVVLPGHNEHTTIGRERATNPYLRQVAAGLGDGASAAPRRGM, from the coding sequence GTGCTCATTGCCGGGTTCCCCGCCGGGGCCTGGGGCACCAATTGTTACCTGGTCGCCCCCGCCGCTGGCGAGGAGTGCGTGATCATCGACCCGGGCCACCAGGCCACCCAGGGAGTCGAGGAAGCGCTCAGGAAGCATCGGCTCAAGCCCGTCGCTGTCGTTCTCACCCATGGCCACATCGACCATGTGGCATCCGTCGTTCCGGTGTGCGGAGCCCATGACGTACCGGCGTGGATCCACCCCGCCGACCGGTACATGATGAGCGACCCGGAGAAGGCCCTCGGCCGTTCCTTCGGGACCCAGCTCATGGGCGAGCTCACCGTCGGCGAACCGAGCGACGTGCATGAGCTGACCGACGGCGCCACGCTGAAGCTGGCCGGTCTCGAGCTGACCGTGTCGCATGCGCCCGGCCATACCAAGGGGTCGGTGACCTTCGGGCTGCCCGAGGCCGCGGCCACTCCACAGAATCAGGGGTGTCCGCCGCTTCTCTTCTCGGGCGACCTGCTCTTTGCCGGCTCCATCGGACGCACCGACCTTCCCGGCGGCGACATGGCCGAGATGCTCGAGTCGCTGGCACGCGTGTGCCTGCCGCTCGACGACTCGACCGTGGTGCTGCCCGGTCACAACGAGCACACGACCATCGGCCGTGAGCGCGCCACCAACCCGTATCTGCGGCAGGTGGCCGCCGGCCTCGGAGACGGCGCGAGCGCCGCTCCACGACGAGGAATGTGA
- a CDS encoding peptidylprolyl isomerase encodes MVTSDQRRRQLAREKFERQQKRREEARRQARRRNTIIASGLAVVLAAGGAVYASVALSDDNSGSDASASQNPTPSASKGSAEPAMSIDKKAKYTFSLTTDRGAISIAMDAAKTPHTVNSFKSLADKGYFDGTKCHRLTTAGIFVLQCGDPKGDGTGDPGYTIPDENLDGLGKAGTDGTVTYPTGTVAMANTGQPHSGGSQFFLVYKDSKLPPGYTPFGTIDAAGLKTVQDVAKAGVEGGGQDGAPKTAVTIEKAAVSKV; translated from the coding sequence GTGGTCACGAGCGATCAGCGGCGGCGGCAGCTCGCCAGGGAGAAGTTCGAGCGTCAGCAGAAGCGCCGCGAGGAGGCCCGGCGCCAGGCGAGGCGCCGCAACACGATCATCGCGTCGGGCCTGGCCGTGGTGCTGGCCGCGGGCGGCGCGGTCTACGCGTCCGTGGCTCTGAGCGACGACAACTCGGGCTCCGACGCCTCCGCCTCGCAGAACCCCACGCCGTCCGCGAGCAAGGGCAGCGCCGAACCGGCCATGTCGATCGACAAGAAGGCGAAGTACACCTTCTCGCTCACGACCGACCGCGGTGCCATCTCCATCGCCATGGACGCCGCGAAGACCCCGCACACGGTCAACTCCTTCAAGTCGCTCGCGGACAAGGGGTACTTCGACGGGACGAAATGCCACCGGCTCACCACCGCCGGCATCTTCGTGCTCCAGTGCGGCGACCCGAAGGGTGACGGCACCGGCGACCCCGGCTACACCATCCCGGACGAGAACCTGGACGGGCTCGGCAAGGCCGGCACGGACGGCACGGTGACCTACCCGACCGGCACCGTGGCCATGGCGAACACCGGCCAGCCGCACTCCGGCGGCAGCCAGTTCTTCCTGGTCTACAAGGACAGCAAGCTGCCCCCGGGCTACACCCCCTTCGGCACCATCGACGCCGCCGGCCTCAAGACCGTGCAGGACGTCGCCAAGGCCGGCGTGGAGGGCGGCGGACAGGACGGCGCGCCCAAGACGGCCGTCACCATCGAGAAGGCCGCAGTCAGCAAGGTGTGA
- a CDS encoding DUF349 domain-containing protein, with product MSSDPWGRVDETGTVYVRTADGEQVVGSWQAGTPEEALAYFERKYEGLVVEIGLLERRVKTTDLSAKDALTAIEHLRTQVDEHHAVGDLDALRKRLDELVATVESRREERKAQKAKQADEAKHAKEALVAEAEELARSEQWRAAGERLRALVDIWKGLPRLDRKSDDELWHRFSHARSAFSKRRKAHFASLDAQREDARKIKERLVAEAESLSGSTEWGPTAARYRDLMAEWKAAGRAQREAEDELWNRFRGAQDVFFAARGKVFEERDAEQAENLKLKEELAAEAEQLVPVTDLKAARAAFRGINERWEVIGHVPRDARPKVEGRMHAVERAIQEAEEAEWRRTNPEARARAAGLTGQLQAAVDKLREQIDAARAAGNNAKADKLAKELEGRQALLDQALKGLEEFGG from the coding sequence GTGAGCAGCGACCCGTGGGGCCGTGTCGACGAGACGGGCACCGTGTATGTGCGTACTGCCGATGGCGAGCAAGTCGTCGGCTCGTGGCAGGCGGGCACTCCCGAGGAGGCCCTGGCCTACTTCGAGCGCAAGTACGAGGGCCTGGTTGTCGAGATCGGCCTCCTCGAGCGGCGGGTGAAGACCACCGATCTGTCGGCCAAGGACGCCCTGACCGCGATCGAGCACCTGCGCACTCAGGTCGACGAGCACCATGCCGTCGGTGACCTCGACGCGCTGCGCAAGCGGCTCGACGAGCTGGTCGCGACGGTCGAGTCGCGCCGCGAGGAGCGCAAGGCGCAGAAGGCGAAGCAGGCCGACGAGGCGAAGCACGCCAAGGAGGCTTTGGTCGCCGAGGCAGAGGAGCTGGCACGGAGCGAGCAGTGGCGGGCCGCCGGCGAGCGGCTGCGCGCTCTGGTGGACATCTGGAAGGGCCTGCCCCGGCTCGACCGGAAGTCCGACGACGAGCTGTGGCACCGCTTCTCCCACGCCCGTTCCGCGTTCTCCAAGCGCCGAAAGGCGCACTTCGCCTCGCTGGACGCACAGCGTGAGGATGCCCGCAAGATCAAGGAGCGGCTGGTCGCCGAGGCCGAGTCGCTGTCCGGATCGACCGAGTGGGGTCCGACCGCCGCGCGTTACCGCGATCTGATGGCGGAGTGGAAGGCCGCGGGCCGCGCCCAGCGCGAGGCCGAGGACGAACTGTGGAACCGCTTCCGCGGAGCCCAGGACGTCTTCTTCGCGGCGCGCGGCAAGGTCTTCGAGGAGCGCGATGCCGAGCAGGCCGAGAACCTCAAGCTCAAGGAGGAGCTCGCCGCCGAGGCCGAGCAGCTGGTGCCGGTGACGGACCTGAAGGCGGCCCGTGCCGCGTTCCGGGGCATCAACGAGCGCTGGGAGGTCATCGGACACGTCCCGCGTGACGCGCGCCCGAAGGTCGAGGGCCGGATGCACGCCGTCGAGCGGGCGATCCAGGAGGCCGAGGAGGCCGAGTGGCGCCGTACCAACCCGGAGGCCCGTGCCCGGGCGGCGGGCCTGACCGGCCAGCTCCAGGCAGCCGTCGACAAGCTGCGTGAGCAGATCGACGCGGCGCGCGCGGCGGGCAACAACGCGAAGGCGGACAAGCTCGCGAAGGAGCTCGAGGGCCGGCAGGCCCTGCTGGACCAGGCCCTGAAGGGCCTGGAGGAGTTCGGCGGCTGA
- a CDS encoding bifunctional (p)ppGpp synthetase/guanosine-3',5'-bis(diphosphate) 3'-pyrophosphohydrolase, producing MPDEPQPLSQPDRKAAQAATPAAAPQKQPADPPKPAASQRDRKPVPASDPKPAPVPVLRPGASSNRVRARLARLGVQRSSTYNPVLEPLLRIVRGNDPKIETATLRQIERAYQVAERWHRGQKRKSGDPYITHPLAVTTILAELGMDPATLMAGLLHDTVEDTEYGLDTLRRDFGDQVALLVDGVTKLDKVKFGEAAQAETVRKMVVAMAKDPRVLVIKLADRLHNMRTMRYLKREKQEKKARETLEIYAPLAHRLGMNTIKWELEDLAFAILYPKMYDEIVRLVAERAPKRDEYLAIVTDEVQADLRAARIKATVTGRPKHYYSVYQKMIVRGRDFAEIYDLVGIRVLVDTVRDCYAALGTVHARWNPVPGRFKDYIAMPKFNMYQSLHTTVIGPNGKPVELQIRTFDMHRRAEYGIAAHWKYKQETVAGASKVRTDVPKAAKGSAGQDTVNDMAWLRQLLDWQKETEDPGEFLESLRFDLSRNEVFVFTPKGDVIALPAGATPVDFAYAVHTEVGHRTIGARVNGRLVPLESTLDNGDLVEVFTSKAPGAGPSRDWLGFVKSPRARNKIRAWFSKERRDEAIEQGKDAIARAMRKQNLPIQRILTGDSLVTLAHEMRYPDISSLYAAIGEGHVAAQGVVQKLVQALGGEEAATEDIAETAPPARGRGRKRRANADPGVVVKGVDDVWVKLARCCTPVPGDPIIGFVTRGSGVSVHRADCVNVDSLSQQPERILDVEWAPTQSSVFLVAIQVEALDRSRLLSDVTRVLSDQHVNILSAAVQTSRDRVATSRFTFEMGDPKHLGHVLKAVRGVEGVYDVYRVTSARRP from the coding sequence TTGCCCGACGAGCCCCAGCCACTCTCGCAGCCCGACCGGAAGGCCGCACAGGCTGCGACGCCTGCGGCTGCGCCCCAGAAGCAGCCCGCGGACCCGCCCAAGCCCGCGGCGTCGCAGCGGGACCGGAAGCCCGTGCCGGCCTCCGACCCCAAGCCGGCTCCGGTGCCCGTGCTGCGCCCCGGCGCGTCCTCCAATCGTGTCAGGGCCCGGCTCGCACGGCTCGGCGTGCAGCGCTCCAGCACGTACAACCCGGTGCTCGAGCCTCTGCTGCGGATAGTCCGCGGCAACGACCCCAAGATCGAGACGGCCACTCTGCGCCAGATCGAACGGGCCTACCAGGTCGCCGAGCGCTGGCACCGCGGCCAGAAGCGCAAGAGCGGCGACCCCTACATCACCCACCCGCTCGCTGTGACCACGATTCTCGCCGAGCTCGGCATGGACCCGGCGACGCTGATGGCGGGGCTGCTGCATGACACGGTCGAGGACACCGAGTACGGCCTGGACACCCTGCGCCGCGACTTCGGCGACCAGGTCGCGCTGCTCGTCGACGGCGTCACCAAGCTGGACAAGGTCAAGTTCGGTGAGGCCGCACAGGCCGAGACCGTGCGCAAGATGGTCGTCGCCATGGCCAAGGACCCGCGCGTCCTGGTCATCAAGCTGGCCGACCGCCTGCACAACATGCGCACCATGCGCTATCTCAAGCGGGAGAAGCAGGAGAAGAAGGCCCGCGAGACGCTGGAGATCTACGCTCCGCTGGCGCACCGGCTGGGCATGAACACCATCAAGTGGGAGCTGGAGGACCTCGCCTTCGCGATCCTCTACCCCAAGATGTACGACGAGATCGTGCGTCTCGTCGCCGAGCGGGCCCCCAAACGCGACGAGTACCTGGCCATAGTGACCGACGAGGTCCAGGCCGATCTGCGCGCCGCCCGGATCAAGGCCACCGTCACCGGCAGGCCCAAGCACTACTACAGCGTCTACCAGAAGATGATCGTCCGCGGCCGTGACTTCGCGGAGATCTACGACCTGGTGGGCATCCGTGTCCTCGTCGACACCGTCCGCGACTGCTACGCGGCACTCGGCACCGTCCACGCCCGGTGGAACCCGGTCCCGGGGCGGTTCAAGGACTACATCGCGATGCCCAAGTTCAACATGTACCAGTCGCTGCACACGACGGTCATCGGCCCCAACGGCAAGCCTGTCGAACTCCAGATCCGTACGTTCGACATGCACCGCCGCGCCGAGTACGGCATCGCCGCCCACTGGAAGTACAAGCAGGAGACCGTCGCCGGCGCCTCCAAGGTGCGCACCGATGTGCCCAAGGCGGCGAAGGGCAGCGCGGGCCAGGACACCGTCAACGACATGGCCTGGCTGCGGCAGTTGCTGGACTGGCAGAAGGAGACGGAGGACCCCGGCGAGTTCCTGGAGTCACTGCGCTTCGACCTGTCCCGCAACGAGGTCTTCGTCTTCACGCCCAAGGGCGATGTCATCGCGCTCCCCGCGGGTGCCACCCCGGTCGACTTTGCCTACGCCGTGCACACCGAGGTCGGCCACCGCACCATAGGGGCACGGGTCAACGGGCGGCTCGTACCGCTCGAATCCACCCTGGACAACGGCGACTTGGTGGAGGTCTTCACCTCCAAGGCGCCGGGCGCCGGTCCGTCCCGCGACTGGCTCGGCTTCGTCAAGTCGCCGCGGGCGCGCAACAAGATCCGTGCCTGGTTCTCCAAGGAGCGCCGCGACGAGGCGATCGAGCAGGGCAAGGACGCGATCGCGCGCGCCATGCGCAAGCAGAACCTGCCGATCCAGCGCATCCTCACCGGCGACTCGCTGGTGACGCTCGCGCACGAGATGCGCTATCCCGACATCTCGTCGCTGTATGCCGCGATCGGCGAGGGCCATGTGGCCGCGCAGGGTGTCGTGCAGAAGCTGGTGCAGGCCCTCGGCGGCGAGGAGGCCGCCACCGAGGACATCGCCGAGACGGCGCCGCCGGCCCGCGGCCGCGGTCGCAAGCGGCGCGCCAACGCCGACCCGGGTGTCGTCGTCAAGGGCGTCGACGACGTCTGGGTCAAGTTGGCCCGCTGCTGTACGCCGGTGCCGGGCGACCCCATCATCGGCTTCGTCACCCGCGGCAGCGGTGTCTCCGTGCACCGGGCGGACTGCGTCAACGTCGACTCGCTCTCGCAGCAGCCGGAACGGATCCTCGACGTCGAGTGGGCGCCCACCCAGTCCTCGGTCTTCCTGGTCGCCATCCAGGTCGAGGCGCTGGACCGGTCCCGGCTGCTGTCGGACGTCACGCGCGTCCTGTCCGACCAGCACGTCAACATCCTGTCCGCGGCCGTCCAGACGTCCCGCGACCGGGTCGCCACCTCGCGGTTCACCTTCGAGATGGGCGACCCCAAGCACCTGGGCCATGTGCTCAAGGCGGTACGGGGCGTGGAGGGCGTGTACGACGTGTACCGGGTGACGTCGGCACGCAGGCCGTAG